Within Bdellovibrio bacteriovorus HD100, the genomic segment CGACTTCAAGCGTGAGGTGGACCTGCATCTGATGCAACTGGCAGAGTCCCTGCGCCCCTTAAGTAATGAACAAGTCCTGCAATTACGCCGCATGCGCGAGCAATTACTCTGGTCTTACAAGGACGATATCGAAGAAATGCGCTCGTTGTTGAAACAAGAGGTCAGCCACCTTGAAGAGTTTGGCCCCCGATAAGTTGGTGCGCTGCGTGTTTCCAAGCTTAAAACCCCCTTGTAGGCTTGAAGGACTGACGGAGGTCCTTCATGTCCACTTTGGCGCAACAGGAGTTTTGCATTACTCTCAGCGATTTGGCCTCGTTCATGGAGATTCCTCCAAATCAAATCAAGGCCAAGGCTGAAAAAACTTTGCAGCGAAAGATCAAATCCCCGTGGCTGCTTCCCGAAGAAGCCCGTCAATTGTTGCTGGCTGAAGGTTACAAGTATCCCCACAAGGTGATTTCTATCCAAATGCTTAAAGGTGGGGTGGCCAAGACCACGTCCGTCCTGAACATGGGGCTGCGAGCCGCCATGTACGGCGCACGCGTGCTATTTGTGGACTTGGATCAGCAGGCTAATTTGAGTTTCGCTTTGGGTGTCGAGGACGAGTCCCTTCCAGTCTGGGTGGACATCGTCGAAAAAAAGAAAAGCATCGATGAATGTGTGCGTTTTATCGAACCGCACGTGGATTTGATTCCGTCCAGTCTGAACAATTCGGTTTTGGACCGGGTGTTGCTGAACTCCAACCGCAACTGGTCTTTGGCGGTGAAAACCCCGCTGGAAAAAATCAAACACCGTTATGACCTGATTCTGATCGACACAGCTCCAGCCCTGAGCGCCACGAACACCGCTGTGACCGTGGCTTCCGACGAGGTGATTTTGCCAGTGAACCCGGACAAGTTCGCCTTTATGGGCCTGCAAAAGAACCTGAGCGAACTGGAAGACATCCGCAGCGACTTCAGTCTGGAGTTCTCGCGTAAAGTTCTCTTTACCAAATTCGATGGACGTGAGAAGTTCAGTCATGAGCTTTTACAAAAGTGCATAGAGTCTTTTGAGGACTCGCTGATGAAGGGCTATATTCGAACTTCAGCAGAGGTGAAAAACACCGTGCGCTCCGGCAAGAGTCTTTATGCCGGAAAGTCTCCGATCAAAGCCGACTATGATTTTGTAACCCGTGAAATGTTGGGATTTGTTTAAAAGGAAGTA encodes:
- a CDS encoding ParA family protein, whose amino-acid sequence is MSTLAQQEFCITLSDLASFMEIPPNQIKAKAEKTLQRKIKSPWLLPEEARQLLLAEGYKYPHKVISIQMLKGGVAKTTSVLNMGLRAAMYGARVLFVDLDQQANLSFALGVEDESLPVWVDIVEKKKSIDECVRFIEPHVDLIPSSLNNSVLDRVLLNSNRNWSLAVKTPLEKIKHRYDLILIDTAPALSATNTAVTVASDEVILPVNPDKFAFMGLQKNLSELEDIRSDFSLEFSRKVLFTKFDGREKFSHELLQKCIESFEDSLMKGYIRTSAEVKNTVRSGKSLYAGKSPIKADYDFVTREMLGFV